A single window of Rhodamnia argentea isolate NSW1041297 chromosome 5, ASM2092103v1, whole genome shotgun sequence DNA harbors:
- the LOC115740036 gene encoding uncharacterized protein LOC115740036 isoform X2, which yields MDDEVVQRVFQEGGRDYFQQQPSTSSSSSSILQSLPLHVSFDHGYYLLVKSIQELREKKEGLVTVGIGGPSGSGKSSLAEKVASVIGCTVISMENYRIGIDEGNDLDSIDFDALVQNLEDLTNGKDALVPVFDFQQKRCMGSKTIKSASSGVVIVDGTYALHARLRSLLDIRVAVVGGVHFSLLSKVQYDIGDSRSLDSLIDSIFPLFRKHIEPDLHHAQIRINNSFVSSFREAIYKLKCRSESPDSFPPQVLQGNEAQTDNFIEMYLRPPSASEEARINDWIKVRQSGIRYYLSLGDQRIVDKHFIIRPKAEFEVGRMTLGGLLALGYTVVVSYKRASTFVSMGNLSTSLETIDTLSETFMVLRGTNRKAVGAEALRLGITAPWITKSYLELILERKGVPRLNTPPLLSSVSVTGNQESTVVAPKPIRVTPNLVTRLEDLSQPWTRSPTKSKMEPLVATWHFISSDPSYADNVVLATADSSSFRDTMKLAPMPDSYDLDRGLLLAVQAIQALLENKGVPVIVGIGGPSGSGKTSLAHKMANIVGCEVVSLESYYKTENMRDLKYDDFRSIDLSLLLKNINDIKKGRKTKVPIFDLETGARSGSKELVVSEDCGVIIFEGIYALHPDIRRALDLWIAVVGGVHSHLISRVQRDKSRVGCFMSQNEIMMTVFPMFQQHIEPHLVHAHLKIRNDFDPVLSPESSLFVLKSNKQVAYQDILKVLDRAKICSSAQNFIDIYLRLPGIPANGHFQESDCIRVRICEGRFAVLIREPIREGNFIIQPKVDFDISVSTVAGLLNLGYQAVAYIEASAFIYQDGKILIEVDHLQDVPSTYLQIKGVDKEAVTSAGSALKLDGSYTTKSYLQIIMERLPAIERSSNGIHTRQSARLQELVELIQSQGSCSASESSPSREVIPIEGVIEDMQSRIKRLERLHAINTVLWTFLMSALIGYSLYQRKRQ from the exons ATGGACGATGAAGTCGTTCAGCGAGTCTTCCAAGAAGGAGGAAGAGACTACTTCCAGCAGCAACCTTccacctcttcttcctcctcttcgaTCCTCCAGTCCCTCCCTCTCCATGTG TCTTTTGATCACGGGTATTATTTGTTGGTAAAATCCATTCAAGAACTTCGGGAGAAGAAGGAAGGTCTTGTTACTGTGGGGATTGGAGGACCTAGTGGTTCGGGTAAATCGAG CTTAGCAGAGAAGGTGGCATCTGTAATCGGCTGCACTGTTATATCAATGGAGAACTATCGAATTGGAATTGATGAGGGGAACGATTTGGACTCTATAGATTTTGATGCATTGGTTCAAAACCTTgag GATCTGACAAATGGGAAAGATGCTTTGGTACCTGTGTTCGATTTTCAGCAAAAAAGATGTATGGGTTCAAAGACAATTAAGAGTGCTTCCTCTGGTGTG GTGATTGTCGACGGTACTTATGCTCTACATGCGAGGTTGCGGTCTTTGCTAGATATTCGGGTTGCTGtg GTTGGTGGTGTCCATTTTAGCCTCCTTTCAAAGGTCCAATATGATATTGGAGACTCTCGTTCACTGGATTCTCTCATTGACAGCATCTTTCCATTGTTTAGGAAACACATTGAGCCAGATTTACACCATGCACAG ATTAGAATCAACAATAGCTTTGTTTCATCATTCAGGGAAGCAATCTACAAGCTAAAATGCAGAAGTGAG TCTCCAGATTCCTTTCCTCCCCAGGTTCTTCAAGGAAATGAAGCTCAAACAGATAA CTTTATTGAGATGTACCTGAGGCCTCCATCAGCCAGTGAAGAAGCACGAATAAACGATTGGATTAAGGTGCGTCAATCTGGTATTAGGTACTATCTTTCCCTAGGTGACCAGAGGATAGTCGACAAACATTTCATTATCCGACCCAAAGCAGAGTTTGAG GTTGGACGGATGACACTAGGTGGATTGCTGGCTCTGGGTTACACAGTCGTGGTCAGTTACAAAAGGGCGTCTACTTTTGTCAGTATGGGCAATCTCTCAACGTCCCTCGAAACCATTGATACTCTTAGCGAGACATTCATGGTGCTGAGGGGTACAAATAGGAAA GCTGTTGGTGCAGAAGCATTGCGGTTGGGTATAACAGCACCGTGGATCACCAAGTCATATTTGGAATTGATTCTTGAGCGGAAAG GTGTCCCACGCCTTAATACACCACCACTATTATCAAGTGTATCTGTGACTGGAAATCAAGAAAGTACTGTTGTCGCCCCAAAGCCAATTCGTGTTACTCCAAATCTTGTGACACGGCTTGAGGATCTGTCACAACCATGGACTCGATCCCCTACAAAATCCAAAATGGAACCCCTTGTTGCAACATGGCACTTCATTTCGTCGGATCCTTCCTATGCTGATAATGTAGTCTTAG CAACCGcagattcttcttctttcaggGATACTATGAAGCTTGCTCCTATGCCTGATTCATATGATCTTGATAGAGGCTTGCTTCTAGCTGTTCAGGCAATTCAG GCTTTGTTGGAGAACAAGGGTGTCCCTGTTATTGTCGGAATTG GAGGTCCAAGTGGCTCTGGAAAAACTAGTCTGGCTCACAAAATGGCAAATATAGTTGGGTGTGAAGTGGTTTCTCTTGAAAGCTATTACAAAACTGAGAACATGAGGGATTTGAAGTATGATGACTTCAGGTCTATTGACCTATCTTTGCTTTTAAAG AATATCAATGACATAAAGAAGGGTCGGAAAACAAAAGTACCAATATTTGACTTGGAGACTGGAGCTCGAAGTGGTTCAAAGGAGCTCGTAGTTTCTGAAGATTGCGGTGTG ATAATTTTTGAAGGCATATATGCTCTGCATCCTGATATCCGAAGAGCGCTCGATTTGTGGATTGCTGTT GTTGGAGGCGTTCATTCACATCTGATATCTCGAGTCCAAAGGGACAAAAGCAGAGTGGGCTGTTTCATGTCTCAGAATGAGATCATGATGACTGTATTCCCCATGTTCCAACAGCACATTGAACCACATCTTGTTCATGCACAT CTCAAAATTCGGAATGACTTTGATCCAGTACTTTCTCCTGAGAGTTCACTGTTTGTTTTGAAGAGCAACAAACAA GTGGCTTATCAAGATATTCTAAAAGTTCTGGACCGTGCAAAGATCTGCAGTTCTGCTCAAAATTTCATTGACATATACTTGCGGCTTCCTGGAATTCCTGCTAATGGACATTTTCAAGAGAGTGACTGCATAAGAGTCAGGATATGTGAGGGCAGATTCGCCGTACTGATACGGGAG CCTATAAGGGAAGGCAATTTCATTATTCAACCCAAAGTAGATTTTGATATCAGCGTCAGTACAGTTGCTGGCCTCTTGAACCTTGG GTATCAAGCTGTGGCATACATCGAAGCTTCAGCCTTCATATATCAAGATGGGAAG ATTCTTATTGAAGTTGACCATCTACAAGATGTTCCTAGTACTTATTTACAAATCAAAGGGGTCGATAAGGAGGCTGTAACATCTGCGGGTTCGGCTCTAAAGCTGGATGGCTCCTATACAACTAAG AGCTATCTTCAAATAATTATGGAAAGATTGCCAGCAATAGAAAGAAGCTCTAACGGGATTCATACTCGACAATCCGCAAGATTGCAGGAGCTTGTGGAGCTTATACAATCTCAG
- the LOC115740036 gene encoding uncharacterized protein LOC115740036 isoform X1, translating into MDDEVVQRVFQEGGRDYFQQQPSTSSSSSSILQSLPLHVSFDHGYYLLVKSIQELREKKEGLVTVGIGGPSGSGKSSLAEKVASVIGCTVISMENYRIGIDEGNDLDSIDFDALVQNLEDLTNGKDALVPVFDFQQKRCMGSKTIKSASSGVVIVDGTYALHARLRSLLDIRVAVVGGVHFSLLSKVQYDIGDSRSLDSLIDSIFPLFRKHIEPDLHHAQIRINNSFVSSFREAIYKLKCRSESPDSFPPQVLQGNEAQTDNFIEMYLRPPSASEEARINDWIKVRQSGIRYYLSLGDQRIVDKHFIIRPKAEFEVGRMTLGGLLALGYTVVVSYKRASTFVSMGNLSTSLETIDTLSETFMVLRGTNRKAVGAEALRLGITAPWITKSYLELILERKGVPRLNTPPLLSSVSVTGNQESTVVAPKPIRVTPNLVTRLEDLSQPWTRSPTKSKMEPLVATWHFISSDPSYADNVVLGFSHEATADSSSFRDTMKLAPMPDSYDLDRGLLLAVQAIQALLENKGVPVIVGIGGPSGSGKTSLAHKMANIVGCEVVSLESYYKTENMRDLKYDDFRSIDLSLLLKNINDIKKGRKTKVPIFDLETGARSGSKELVVSEDCGVIIFEGIYALHPDIRRALDLWIAVVGGVHSHLISRVQRDKSRVGCFMSQNEIMMTVFPMFQQHIEPHLVHAHLKIRNDFDPVLSPESSLFVLKSNKQVAYQDILKVLDRAKICSSAQNFIDIYLRLPGIPANGHFQESDCIRVRICEGRFAVLIREPIREGNFIIQPKVDFDISVSTVAGLLNLGYQAVAYIEASAFIYQDGKILIEVDHLQDVPSTYLQIKGVDKEAVTSAGSALKLDGSYTTKSYLQIIMERLPAIERSSNGIHTRQSARLQELVELIQSQGSCSASESSPSREVIPIEGVIEDMQSRIKRLERLHAINTVLWTFLMSALIGYSLYQRKRQ; encoded by the exons ATGGACGATGAAGTCGTTCAGCGAGTCTTCCAAGAAGGAGGAAGAGACTACTTCCAGCAGCAACCTTccacctcttcttcctcctcttcgaTCCTCCAGTCCCTCCCTCTCCATGTG TCTTTTGATCACGGGTATTATTTGTTGGTAAAATCCATTCAAGAACTTCGGGAGAAGAAGGAAGGTCTTGTTACTGTGGGGATTGGAGGACCTAGTGGTTCGGGTAAATCGAG CTTAGCAGAGAAGGTGGCATCTGTAATCGGCTGCACTGTTATATCAATGGAGAACTATCGAATTGGAATTGATGAGGGGAACGATTTGGACTCTATAGATTTTGATGCATTGGTTCAAAACCTTgag GATCTGACAAATGGGAAAGATGCTTTGGTACCTGTGTTCGATTTTCAGCAAAAAAGATGTATGGGTTCAAAGACAATTAAGAGTGCTTCCTCTGGTGTG GTGATTGTCGACGGTACTTATGCTCTACATGCGAGGTTGCGGTCTTTGCTAGATATTCGGGTTGCTGtg GTTGGTGGTGTCCATTTTAGCCTCCTTTCAAAGGTCCAATATGATATTGGAGACTCTCGTTCACTGGATTCTCTCATTGACAGCATCTTTCCATTGTTTAGGAAACACATTGAGCCAGATTTACACCATGCACAG ATTAGAATCAACAATAGCTTTGTTTCATCATTCAGGGAAGCAATCTACAAGCTAAAATGCAGAAGTGAG TCTCCAGATTCCTTTCCTCCCCAGGTTCTTCAAGGAAATGAAGCTCAAACAGATAA CTTTATTGAGATGTACCTGAGGCCTCCATCAGCCAGTGAAGAAGCACGAATAAACGATTGGATTAAGGTGCGTCAATCTGGTATTAGGTACTATCTTTCCCTAGGTGACCAGAGGATAGTCGACAAACATTTCATTATCCGACCCAAAGCAGAGTTTGAG GTTGGACGGATGACACTAGGTGGATTGCTGGCTCTGGGTTACACAGTCGTGGTCAGTTACAAAAGGGCGTCTACTTTTGTCAGTATGGGCAATCTCTCAACGTCCCTCGAAACCATTGATACTCTTAGCGAGACATTCATGGTGCTGAGGGGTACAAATAGGAAA GCTGTTGGTGCAGAAGCATTGCGGTTGGGTATAACAGCACCGTGGATCACCAAGTCATATTTGGAATTGATTCTTGAGCGGAAAG GTGTCCCACGCCTTAATACACCACCACTATTATCAAGTGTATCTGTGACTGGAAATCAAGAAAGTACTGTTGTCGCCCCAAAGCCAATTCGTGTTACTCCAAATCTTGTGACACGGCTTGAGGATCTGTCACAACCATGGACTCGATCCCCTACAAAATCCAAAATGGAACCCCTTGTTGCAACATGGCACTTCATTTCGTCGGATCCTTCCTATGCTGATAATGTAGTCTTAG GCTTCTCTCATGAAGCAACCGcagattcttcttctttcaggGATACTATGAAGCTTGCTCCTATGCCTGATTCATATGATCTTGATAGAGGCTTGCTTCTAGCTGTTCAGGCAATTCAG GCTTTGTTGGAGAACAAGGGTGTCCCTGTTATTGTCGGAATTG GAGGTCCAAGTGGCTCTGGAAAAACTAGTCTGGCTCACAAAATGGCAAATATAGTTGGGTGTGAAGTGGTTTCTCTTGAAAGCTATTACAAAACTGAGAACATGAGGGATTTGAAGTATGATGACTTCAGGTCTATTGACCTATCTTTGCTTTTAAAG AATATCAATGACATAAAGAAGGGTCGGAAAACAAAAGTACCAATATTTGACTTGGAGACTGGAGCTCGAAGTGGTTCAAAGGAGCTCGTAGTTTCTGAAGATTGCGGTGTG ATAATTTTTGAAGGCATATATGCTCTGCATCCTGATATCCGAAGAGCGCTCGATTTGTGGATTGCTGTT GTTGGAGGCGTTCATTCACATCTGATATCTCGAGTCCAAAGGGACAAAAGCAGAGTGGGCTGTTTCATGTCTCAGAATGAGATCATGATGACTGTATTCCCCATGTTCCAACAGCACATTGAACCACATCTTGTTCATGCACAT CTCAAAATTCGGAATGACTTTGATCCAGTACTTTCTCCTGAGAGTTCACTGTTTGTTTTGAAGAGCAACAAACAA GTGGCTTATCAAGATATTCTAAAAGTTCTGGACCGTGCAAAGATCTGCAGTTCTGCTCAAAATTTCATTGACATATACTTGCGGCTTCCTGGAATTCCTGCTAATGGACATTTTCAAGAGAGTGACTGCATAAGAGTCAGGATATGTGAGGGCAGATTCGCCGTACTGATACGGGAG CCTATAAGGGAAGGCAATTTCATTATTCAACCCAAAGTAGATTTTGATATCAGCGTCAGTACAGTTGCTGGCCTCTTGAACCTTGG GTATCAAGCTGTGGCATACATCGAAGCTTCAGCCTTCATATATCAAGATGGGAAG ATTCTTATTGAAGTTGACCATCTACAAGATGTTCCTAGTACTTATTTACAAATCAAAGGGGTCGATAAGGAGGCTGTAACATCTGCGGGTTCGGCTCTAAAGCTGGATGGCTCCTATACAACTAAG AGCTATCTTCAAATAATTATGGAAAGATTGCCAGCAATAGAAAGAAGCTCTAACGGGATTCATACTCGACAATCCGCAAGATTGCAGGAGCTTGTGGAGCTTATACAATCTCAG
- the LOC115740036 gene encoding uncharacterized protein LOC115740036 isoform X3: protein MDDEVVQRVFQEGGRDYFQQQPSTSSSSSSILQSLPLHVSFDHGYYLLVKSIQELREKKEGLVTVGIGGPSGSGKSSLAEKVASVIGCTVISMENYRIGIDEGNDLDSIDFDALVQNLEDLTNGKDALVPVFDFQQKRCMGSKTIKSASSGVVIVDGTYALHARLRSLLDIRVAVVGGVHFSLLSKVQYDIGDSRSLDSLIDSIFPLFRKHIEPDLHHAQIRINNSFVSSFREAIYKLKCRSESPDSFPPQVLQGNEAQTDNFIEMYLRPPSASEEARINDWIKVRQSGIRYYLSLGDQRIVDKHFIIRPKAEFEVGRMTLGGLLALGYTVVVSYKRASTFVSMGNLSTSLETIDTLSETFMVLRGTNRKAVGAEALRLGITAPWITKSYLELILERKGVPRLNTPPLLSSVSVTGNQESTVVAPKPIRVTPNLVTRLEDLSQPWTRSPTKSKMEPLVATWHFISSDPSYADNVVLDSSSFRDTMKLAPMPDSYDLDRGLLLAVQAIQALLENKGVPVIVGIGGPSGSGKTSLAHKMANIVGCEVVSLESYYKTENMRDLKYDDFRSIDLSLLLKNINDIKKGRKTKVPIFDLETGARSGSKELVVSEDCGVIIFEGIYALHPDIRRALDLWIAVVGGVHSHLISRVQRDKSRVGCFMSQNEIMMTVFPMFQQHIEPHLVHAHLKIRNDFDPVLSPESSLFVLKSNKQVAYQDILKVLDRAKICSSAQNFIDIYLRLPGIPANGHFQESDCIRVRICEGRFAVLIREPIREGNFIIQPKVDFDISVSTVAGLLNLGYQAVAYIEASAFIYQDGKILIEVDHLQDVPSTYLQIKGVDKEAVTSAGSALKLDGSYTTKSYLQIIMERLPAIERSSNGIHTRQSARLQELVELIQSQGSCSASESSPSREVIPIEGVIEDMQSRIKRLERLHAINTVLWTFLMSALIGYSLYQRKRQ, encoded by the exons ATGGACGATGAAGTCGTTCAGCGAGTCTTCCAAGAAGGAGGAAGAGACTACTTCCAGCAGCAACCTTccacctcttcttcctcctcttcgaTCCTCCAGTCCCTCCCTCTCCATGTG TCTTTTGATCACGGGTATTATTTGTTGGTAAAATCCATTCAAGAACTTCGGGAGAAGAAGGAAGGTCTTGTTACTGTGGGGATTGGAGGACCTAGTGGTTCGGGTAAATCGAG CTTAGCAGAGAAGGTGGCATCTGTAATCGGCTGCACTGTTATATCAATGGAGAACTATCGAATTGGAATTGATGAGGGGAACGATTTGGACTCTATAGATTTTGATGCATTGGTTCAAAACCTTgag GATCTGACAAATGGGAAAGATGCTTTGGTACCTGTGTTCGATTTTCAGCAAAAAAGATGTATGGGTTCAAAGACAATTAAGAGTGCTTCCTCTGGTGTG GTGATTGTCGACGGTACTTATGCTCTACATGCGAGGTTGCGGTCTTTGCTAGATATTCGGGTTGCTGtg GTTGGTGGTGTCCATTTTAGCCTCCTTTCAAAGGTCCAATATGATATTGGAGACTCTCGTTCACTGGATTCTCTCATTGACAGCATCTTTCCATTGTTTAGGAAACACATTGAGCCAGATTTACACCATGCACAG ATTAGAATCAACAATAGCTTTGTTTCATCATTCAGGGAAGCAATCTACAAGCTAAAATGCAGAAGTGAG TCTCCAGATTCCTTTCCTCCCCAGGTTCTTCAAGGAAATGAAGCTCAAACAGATAA CTTTATTGAGATGTACCTGAGGCCTCCATCAGCCAGTGAAGAAGCACGAATAAACGATTGGATTAAGGTGCGTCAATCTGGTATTAGGTACTATCTTTCCCTAGGTGACCAGAGGATAGTCGACAAACATTTCATTATCCGACCCAAAGCAGAGTTTGAG GTTGGACGGATGACACTAGGTGGATTGCTGGCTCTGGGTTACACAGTCGTGGTCAGTTACAAAAGGGCGTCTACTTTTGTCAGTATGGGCAATCTCTCAACGTCCCTCGAAACCATTGATACTCTTAGCGAGACATTCATGGTGCTGAGGGGTACAAATAGGAAA GCTGTTGGTGCAGAAGCATTGCGGTTGGGTATAACAGCACCGTGGATCACCAAGTCATATTTGGAATTGATTCTTGAGCGGAAAG GTGTCCCACGCCTTAATACACCACCACTATTATCAAGTGTATCTGTGACTGGAAATCAAGAAAGTACTGTTGTCGCCCCAAAGCCAATTCGTGTTACTCCAAATCTTGTGACACGGCTTGAGGATCTGTCACAACCATGGACTCGATCCCCTACAAAATCCAAAATGGAACCCCTTGTTGCAACATGGCACTTCATTTCGTCGGATCCTTCCTATGCTGATAATGTAGTCTTAG attcttcttctttcaggGATACTATGAAGCTTGCTCCTATGCCTGATTCATATGATCTTGATAGAGGCTTGCTTCTAGCTGTTCAGGCAATTCAG GCTTTGTTGGAGAACAAGGGTGTCCCTGTTATTGTCGGAATTG GAGGTCCAAGTGGCTCTGGAAAAACTAGTCTGGCTCACAAAATGGCAAATATAGTTGGGTGTGAAGTGGTTTCTCTTGAAAGCTATTACAAAACTGAGAACATGAGGGATTTGAAGTATGATGACTTCAGGTCTATTGACCTATCTTTGCTTTTAAAG AATATCAATGACATAAAGAAGGGTCGGAAAACAAAAGTACCAATATTTGACTTGGAGACTGGAGCTCGAAGTGGTTCAAAGGAGCTCGTAGTTTCTGAAGATTGCGGTGTG ATAATTTTTGAAGGCATATATGCTCTGCATCCTGATATCCGAAGAGCGCTCGATTTGTGGATTGCTGTT GTTGGAGGCGTTCATTCACATCTGATATCTCGAGTCCAAAGGGACAAAAGCAGAGTGGGCTGTTTCATGTCTCAGAATGAGATCATGATGACTGTATTCCCCATGTTCCAACAGCACATTGAACCACATCTTGTTCATGCACAT CTCAAAATTCGGAATGACTTTGATCCAGTACTTTCTCCTGAGAGTTCACTGTTTGTTTTGAAGAGCAACAAACAA GTGGCTTATCAAGATATTCTAAAAGTTCTGGACCGTGCAAAGATCTGCAGTTCTGCTCAAAATTTCATTGACATATACTTGCGGCTTCCTGGAATTCCTGCTAATGGACATTTTCAAGAGAGTGACTGCATAAGAGTCAGGATATGTGAGGGCAGATTCGCCGTACTGATACGGGAG CCTATAAGGGAAGGCAATTTCATTATTCAACCCAAAGTAGATTTTGATATCAGCGTCAGTACAGTTGCTGGCCTCTTGAACCTTGG GTATCAAGCTGTGGCATACATCGAAGCTTCAGCCTTCATATATCAAGATGGGAAG ATTCTTATTGAAGTTGACCATCTACAAGATGTTCCTAGTACTTATTTACAAATCAAAGGGGTCGATAAGGAGGCTGTAACATCTGCGGGTTCGGCTCTAAAGCTGGATGGCTCCTATACAACTAAG AGCTATCTTCAAATAATTATGGAAAGATTGCCAGCAATAGAAAGAAGCTCTAACGGGATTCATACTCGACAATCCGCAAGATTGCAGGAGCTTGTGGAGCTTATACAATCTCAG
- the LOC115740036 gene encoding uncharacterized protein LOC115740036 isoform X4 has protein sequence MMVFALCSSFDHGYYLLVKSIQELREKKEGLVTVGIGGPSGSGKSSLAEKVASVIGCTVISMENYRIGIDEGNDLDSIDFDALVQNLEDLTNGKDALVPVFDFQQKRCMGSKTIKSASSGVVIVDGTYALHARLRSLLDIRVAVVGGVHFSLLSKVQYDIGDSRSLDSLIDSIFPLFRKHIEPDLHHAQIRINNSFVSSFREAIYKLKCRSESPDSFPPQVLQGNEAQTDNFIEMYLRPPSASEEARINDWIKVRQSGIRYYLSLGDQRIVDKHFIIRPKAEFEVGRMTLGGLLALGYTVVVSYKRASTFVSMGNLSTSLETIDTLSETFMVLRGTNRKAVGAEALRLGITAPWITKSYLELILERKGVPRLNTPPLLSSVSVTGNQESTVVAPKPIRVTPNLVTRLEDLSQPWTRSPTKSKMEPLVATWHFISSDPSYADNVVLGFSHEATADSSSFRDTMKLAPMPDSYDLDRGLLLAVQAIQALLENKGVPVIVGIGGPSGSGKTSLAHKMANIVGCEVVSLESYYKTENMRDLKYDDFRSIDLSLLLKNINDIKKGRKTKVPIFDLETGARSGSKELVVSEDCGVIIFEGIYALHPDIRRALDLWIAVVGGVHSHLISRVQRDKSRVGCFMSQNEIMMTVFPMFQQHIEPHLVHAHLKIRNDFDPVLSPESSLFVLKSNKQVAYQDILKVLDRAKICSSAQNFIDIYLRLPGIPANGHFQESDCIRVRICEGRFAVLIREPIREGNFIIQPKVDFDISVSTVAGLLNLGYQAVAYIEASAFIYQDGKILIEVDHLQDVPSTYLQIKGVDKEAVTSAGSALKLDGSYTTKSYLQIIMERLPAIERSSNGIHTRQSARLQELVELIQSQGSCSASESSPSREVIPIEGVIEDMQSRIKRLERLHAINTVLWTFLMSALIGYSLYQRKRQ, from the exons ATGATGGTTTTCGCGTTATGTTCA TCTTTTGATCACGGGTATTATTTGTTGGTAAAATCCATTCAAGAACTTCGGGAGAAGAAGGAAGGTCTTGTTACTGTGGGGATTGGAGGACCTAGTGGTTCGGGTAAATCGAG CTTAGCAGAGAAGGTGGCATCTGTAATCGGCTGCACTGTTATATCAATGGAGAACTATCGAATTGGAATTGATGAGGGGAACGATTTGGACTCTATAGATTTTGATGCATTGGTTCAAAACCTTgag GATCTGACAAATGGGAAAGATGCTTTGGTACCTGTGTTCGATTTTCAGCAAAAAAGATGTATGGGTTCAAAGACAATTAAGAGTGCTTCCTCTGGTGTG GTGATTGTCGACGGTACTTATGCTCTACATGCGAGGTTGCGGTCTTTGCTAGATATTCGGGTTGCTGtg GTTGGTGGTGTCCATTTTAGCCTCCTTTCAAAGGTCCAATATGATATTGGAGACTCTCGTTCACTGGATTCTCTCATTGACAGCATCTTTCCATTGTTTAGGAAACACATTGAGCCAGATTTACACCATGCACAG ATTAGAATCAACAATAGCTTTGTTTCATCATTCAGGGAAGCAATCTACAAGCTAAAATGCAGAAGTGAG TCTCCAGATTCCTTTCCTCCCCAGGTTCTTCAAGGAAATGAAGCTCAAACAGATAA CTTTATTGAGATGTACCTGAGGCCTCCATCAGCCAGTGAAGAAGCACGAATAAACGATTGGATTAAGGTGCGTCAATCTGGTATTAGGTACTATCTTTCCCTAGGTGACCAGAGGATAGTCGACAAACATTTCATTATCCGACCCAAAGCAGAGTTTGAG GTTGGACGGATGACACTAGGTGGATTGCTGGCTCTGGGTTACACAGTCGTGGTCAGTTACAAAAGGGCGTCTACTTTTGTCAGTATGGGCAATCTCTCAACGTCCCTCGAAACCATTGATACTCTTAGCGAGACATTCATGGTGCTGAGGGGTACAAATAGGAAA GCTGTTGGTGCAGAAGCATTGCGGTTGGGTATAACAGCACCGTGGATCACCAAGTCATATTTGGAATTGATTCTTGAGCGGAAAG GTGTCCCACGCCTTAATACACCACCACTATTATCAAGTGTATCTGTGACTGGAAATCAAGAAAGTACTGTTGTCGCCCCAAAGCCAATTCGTGTTACTCCAAATCTTGTGACACGGCTTGAGGATCTGTCACAACCATGGACTCGATCCCCTACAAAATCCAAAATGGAACCCCTTGTTGCAACATGGCACTTCATTTCGTCGGATCCTTCCTATGCTGATAATGTAGTCTTAG GCTTCTCTCATGAAGCAACCGcagattcttcttctttcaggGATACTATGAAGCTTGCTCCTATGCCTGATTCATATGATCTTGATAGAGGCTTGCTTCTAGCTGTTCAGGCAATTCAG GCTTTGTTGGAGAACAAGGGTGTCCCTGTTATTGTCGGAATTG GAGGTCCAAGTGGCTCTGGAAAAACTAGTCTGGCTCACAAAATGGCAAATATAGTTGGGTGTGAAGTGGTTTCTCTTGAAAGCTATTACAAAACTGAGAACATGAGGGATTTGAAGTATGATGACTTCAGGTCTATTGACCTATCTTTGCTTTTAAAG AATATCAATGACATAAAGAAGGGTCGGAAAACAAAAGTACCAATATTTGACTTGGAGACTGGAGCTCGAAGTGGTTCAAAGGAGCTCGTAGTTTCTGAAGATTGCGGTGTG ATAATTTTTGAAGGCATATATGCTCTGCATCCTGATATCCGAAGAGCGCTCGATTTGTGGATTGCTGTT GTTGGAGGCGTTCATTCACATCTGATATCTCGAGTCCAAAGGGACAAAAGCAGAGTGGGCTGTTTCATGTCTCAGAATGAGATCATGATGACTGTATTCCCCATGTTCCAACAGCACATTGAACCACATCTTGTTCATGCACAT CTCAAAATTCGGAATGACTTTGATCCAGTACTTTCTCCTGAGAGTTCACTGTTTGTTTTGAAGAGCAACAAACAA GTGGCTTATCAAGATATTCTAAAAGTTCTGGACCGTGCAAAGATCTGCAGTTCTGCTCAAAATTTCATTGACATATACTTGCGGCTTCCTGGAATTCCTGCTAATGGACATTTTCAAGAGAGTGACTGCATAAGAGTCAGGATATGTGAGGGCAGATTCGCCGTACTGATACGGGAG CCTATAAGGGAAGGCAATTTCATTATTCAACCCAAAGTAGATTTTGATATCAGCGTCAGTACAGTTGCTGGCCTCTTGAACCTTGG GTATCAAGCTGTGGCATACATCGAAGCTTCAGCCTTCATATATCAAGATGGGAAG ATTCTTATTGAAGTTGACCATCTACAAGATGTTCCTAGTACTTATTTACAAATCAAAGGGGTCGATAAGGAGGCTGTAACATCTGCGGGTTCGGCTCTAAAGCTGGATGGCTCCTATACAACTAAG AGCTATCTTCAAATAATTATGGAAAGATTGCCAGCAATAGAAAGAAGCTCTAACGGGATTCATACTCGACAATCCGCAAGATTGCAGGAGCTTGTGGAGCTTATACAATCTCAG